One window from the genome of Pararhizobium gei encodes:
- the aat gene encoding leucyl/phenylalanyl-tRNA--protein transferase: MKGTRSRQPEITPDLLLRAYSIGLFPMADSADDPDLFWVEPELRGVIPLDDFHVPKSLAKTIRRAPFDIRYDTAFEQVMEGCAAPAPDRPTTWINRKIRSLYTTLHRMGHAHSVEAWDGGELAGGLYGVSLGAAFFGESMFSRRTDASKICLVYLVERLRKRGFTLLDTQFTTDHLKNFGAIDIPKARYARLLEQAVAGPHISF, encoded by the coding sequence ATGAAGGGGACCCGCAGCAGGCAGCCGGAGATCACACCGGATTTGCTGTTGCGGGCCTATTCCATCGGTCTTTTTCCAATGGCCGACAGTGCCGACGACCCCGACCTTTTCTGGGTCGAGCCTGAACTGCGGGGCGTCATCCCGCTCGATGATTTCCACGTCCCGAAAAGCCTGGCGAAGACCATCCGGCGCGCACCCTTCGATATTCGATACGACACTGCTTTCGAGCAGGTCATGGAAGGCTGCGCCGCCCCTGCCCCGGATCGCCCGACCACCTGGATCAACCGGAAAATCCGCTCCCTCTACACAACCCTGCATAGGATGGGGCATGCGCACTCCGTCGAAGCCTGGGATGGCGGTGAATTGGCGGGTGGGCTCTACGGTGTGTCGCTCGGCGCGGCCTTTTTTGGCGAAAGCATGTTTTCGCGCCGCACGGATGCTTCGAAGATATGCCTCGTCTATCTCGTTGAGCGCCTGCGCAAGCGGGGTTTCACCCTGCTCGACACTCAGTTCACCACGGATCACTTGAAAAATTTCGGCGCCATCGATATTCCAAAGGCCAGATATGCACGGCTGCTGGAGCAGGCAGTGGCGGGGCCTCATATCTCGTTTTGA